One region of Streptococcus salivarius genomic DNA includes:
- the glgA gene encoding glycogen synthase GlgA gives MKILFVAAEGAPFAKTGGLGDVIGALPKSLVKNGHEVAVILPYYDVVSAKFGDQVEDLGFFYTNVGWRRQYVGIKKIVRDGVTFYFIDNEQYFNRGTVYGEWDDGERFGFFQMAALELMEKVDFIPDILHVHDYHTGMIPFLLKEKYHWIQAYQGIKTVFTIHNIEFQGQFDSGMLWEIFGVGYERYADGTLRWNDCLNWMKAAVLYADRVTTVSPSYAGEIQTPEFGKGLDQIMRMESGKLSGIVNGIDTDLLDPETDTHIPYHFSVDDLSGKAKDKAALQERLGLPVREDVPVIGMVSRLTDQKGFDLVVNELHNILQHDVQIVLLGTGYSDYENSFSWFGHAYPEKMSANITFNLELAQQIYAGCDIFLMPSAFEPCGLSQMMSMRYGTLPVVSEVGGLRDTVEPYNPVTGSGTGFSFGNFSGYWMVQTLEKALDVYENHAEAWKQLQHNAMTRDFSWDTASLAYVDLYKQLV, from the coding sequence ATGAAAATTTTATTTGTAGCGGCTGAAGGTGCACCTTTCGCTAAGACTGGCGGTTTGGGTGACGTTATCGGTGCTCTCCCTAAATCTCTAGTCAAAAATGGTCACGAAGTTGCCGTAATTCTCCCTTATTATGATGTGGTTTCGGCTAAGTTTGGCGATCAAGTTGAAGACCTTGGCTTCTTCTATACAAATGTTGGTTGGCGGCGTCAATATGTCGGCATCAAGAAAATCGTTCGCGATGGTGTGACTTTCTACTTCATTGATAATGAGCAGTATTTCAACCGTGGTACGGTATACGGTGAGTGGGACGATGGTGAGCGTTTCGGCTTCTTCCAAATGGCTGCCCTTGAGTTGATGGAAAAAGTGGACTTTATTCCAGATATTCTCCACGTTCATGACTACCACACAGGCATGATTCCATTCCTTCTTAAGGAAAAATACCATTGGATTCAAGCTTACCAAGGTATTAAGACAGTCTTCACTATCCACAATATTGAGTTCCAAGGTCAATTTGACAGTGGTATGCTTTGGGAAATCTTCGGTGTTGGTTATGAGCGTTATGCAGATGGTACCCTTCGTTGGAATGACTGCCTCAACTGGATGAAAGCAGCTGTTCTTTACGCAGACCGTGTCACAACAGTTTCACCTTCATATGCTGGAGAAATCCAAACACCTGAATTTGGTAAAGGCCTTGATCAAATCATGCGCATGGAATCTGGTAAGTTATCTGGTATTGTTAATGGTATCGATACGGACCTCCTTGATCCAGAAACGGATACTCACATTCCTTACCACTTCTCAGTGGATGATTTGTCAGGTAAAGCCAAAGACAAGGCAGCGCTTCAAGAACGTCTTGGTCTTCCAGTCCGTGAAGATGTACCAGTCATTGGTATGGTGTCTCGTTTGACAGACCAAAAAGGTTTCGATTTGGTGGTCAATGAGCTCCACAATATCTTGCAACATGATGTTCAGATTGTTCTTTTGGGTACTGGTTACAGTGACTATGAGAATTCTTTCTCTTGGTTCGGTCATGCCTACCCAGAGAAAATGTCTGCCAACATTACCTTCAACCTAGAGTTGGCTCAACAAATTTATGCTGGTTGTGACATTTTCCTTATGCCTTCAGCCTTCGAACCATGTGGTCTCTCTCAAATGATGTCTATGCGCTATGGTACCTTGCCAGTGGTTAGTGAGGTTGGTGGTCTTCGTGACACTGTTGAACCTTACAACCCTGTAACAGGCTCAGGTACGGGCTTCTCATTTGGTAACTTCTCAGGTTACTGGATGGTTCAAACCCTTGAAAAAGCTCTCGATGTCTACGAAAATCATGCTGAAGCTTGGAAACAACTTCAACACAATGCGATGACACGTGACTTCTCATGGGATACAGCAAGTTTGGCATATGTTGATTTGTACAAACAATTAGTATAG
- a CDS encoding glycogen/starch/alpha-glucan phosphorylase encodes MQLENLTKEQFIRDFKDTLHQEQLIKVAKATPTEIFTALAGLIRKYYTNTWIERNHALSDNQEKIAYYFSIEFLPGRMLETNLLNLGILDPVKEGFAELDIDFREVVEAEHDMALGNGGLGRLAAAFMDSLATTGYPGFGNGLRYRYGLFKQRIVDGYQVELPDGWFGSTGNVWETRKDHDIVYVKLFGDVVLESNEDGRFVPTYKNAQVLRAVPYDVPQIGYKNGVINNLRLWDVEIPEEYELDYPTLDARRRVKDITAILYPDDSTIEGKELRLVQEYFMTSAGLQTIIKSYLKMGLPLKDIHEKISVHINDTHPAVAPAEFMRLLLDEYGLSWEDAWNATVKTMSYTNHTILQEALEKWDQQLFKRVLPRVYQIILEIDNRYIAEMAGRGIAADVIERTRIVKDNQVHMANLAIIGGHSVNGVAKLHTELLKEDTLHDFYTIYPEKFNNKTNGIVQRRWTQIAAPELSAAIDDVIGDGWRNDIHELENLTTYLDDKEVLNQFYQVKKTAKQRLADYIKETTGVEVSIDAIFDVQVKRLHAYKRQLLNLLHIIKLYWDLKDNPDKDMVPRVFIFGAKAAPGYHFAKSVIKLINEVANLVNNDESLQGKLKVVFLENYRVSLAELIIPAADVSEQISLASKEASGTSNMKFMMTGAITLATLDGANIEIKDEVGDENVVIFGMDKDEVYEHYARHDYYSRAVYENNPVIRRVVDTFVNGTIPNAQSEGTEIYEALITHNDEYFLLEDFAAYVEAQEKIDALYRDHDKWARMSLANIAKSHKFTSDDTITEYAKEIWELKK; translated from the coding sequence ATGCAACTAGAAAATTTAACAAAAGAACAATTTATCCGTGACTTTAAAGATACTCTCCATCAAGAGCAGTTGATTAAAGTTGCTAAGGCGACACCAACAGAAATCTTTACAGCCTTGGCTGGTTTGATCCGTAAATATTACACAAATACATGGATTGAACGTAACCATGCACTTTCAGACAATCAAGAAAAGATTGCTTACTACTTCTCGATTGAATTTCTTCCAGGTCGTATGTTGGAAACTAACCTTCTCAACCTTGGTATTCTTGACCCTGTTAAAGAGGGATTCGCAGAACTTGATATTGACTTCCGTGAAGTTGTAGAAGCTGAGCATGACATGGCACTTGGTAATGGTGGTCTTGGTCGTTTGGCGGCTGCCTTCATGGATTCACTTGCGACTACTGGTTATCCAGGTTTTGGTAACGGTCTTCGTTACCGTTACGGACTTTTCAAACAACGTATTGTGGATGGTTACCAAGTGGAATTACCAGATGGTTGGTTTGGTTCTACAGGTAATGTTTGGGAAACACGTAAAGACCACGATATTGTCTATGTGAAACTCTTTGGTGATGTGGTTCTTGAAAGCAATGAAGATGGTCGCTTTGTCCCAACTTATAAGAATGCTCAAGTCCTTCGTGCCGTACCTTATGATGTGCCGCAAATTGGTTATAAGAATGGTGTGATTAACAACCTTCGTCTTTGGGATGTAGAAATTCCTGAAGAATACGAATTGGATTATCCTACGCTTGATGCACGTCGTCGTGTGAAAGATATTACTGCTATTCTTTATCCAGATGATTCAACAATTGAAGGTAAAGAATTGCGTTTGGTTCAAGAGTACTTCATGACAAGTGCCGGTCTCCAAACCATCATTAAATCTTACCTCAAGATGGGCTTGCCATTGAAAGATATCCACGAAAAAATATCAGTTCACATCAATGATACTCACCCTGCGGTTGCACCAGCTGAATTCATGCGTCTCCTCCTTGATGAATATGGTCTTTCATGGGAAGATGCTTGGAATGCGACTGTTAAAACTATGAGCTACACTAACCACACTATTCTTCAAGAAGCCCTTGAAAAATGGGATCAACAGCTCTTCAAACGTGTCCTTCCACGTGTTTACCAAATCATCTTGGAAATCGACAACCGTTACATCGCTGAAATGGCTGGACGTGGTATTGCTGCAGATGTTATCGAACGCACACGTATTGTTAAGGATAACCAAGTCCACATGGCTAACTTAGCTATCATTGGTGGTCACTCAGTCAACGGGGTTGCCAAGCTTCATACAGAACTTCTTAAAGAAGATACCCTCCACGATTTCTATACAATTTATCCTGAAAAATTCAATAACAAGACAAATGGTATCGTTCAACGTCGTTGGACACAAATTGCAGCTCCTGAACTTTCAGCAGCAATTGATGACGTGATTGGTGACGGTTGGCGTAACGATATCCATGAGCTTGAAAATCTTACAACTTACTTGGATGACAAGGAAGTCTTGAACCAGTTCTATCAAGTTAAGAAGACTGCTAAACAACGTTTGGCAGACTACATCAAAGAAACAACAGGCGTAGAAGTGTCAATAGATGCTATCTTTGATGTTCAAGTGAAACGTCTTCACGCTTACAAACGTCAATTGCTTAACCTTCTTCACATCATCAAACTTTATTGGGATCTGAAAGATAATCCAGATAAAGACATGGTACCTCGTGTATTCATCTTTGGTGCCAAAGCTGCCCCTGGTTATCACTTCGCTAAATCTGTTATCAAACTCATCAACGAAGTTGCCAATCTTGTTAACAATGACGAAAGCCTTCAAGGAAAACTTAAAGTGGTCTTCCTTGAAAACTATCGTGTCAGCCTTGCGGAACTTATCATCCCAGCAGCAGATGTCTCTGAGCAAATCTCATTGGCTTCTAAAGAAGCATCTGGTACATCAAACATGAAATTCATGATGACTGGTGCTATTACCTTGGCAACACTTGATGGTGCCAACATTGAAATCAAGGATGAAGTTGGCGATGAGAATGTTGTCATCTTCGGTATGGACAAGGACGAAGTTTATGAACACTATGCACGTCACGATTACTACTCTCGTGCAGTTTATGAAAATAACCCAGTCATTCGTCGTGTCGTTGATACCTTTGTTAATGGTACGATTCCAAATGCTCAATCTGAAGGTACTGAAATTTACGAAGCCCTCATCACCCACAACGATGAGTACTTCCTCTTGGAAGACTTCGCTGCTTATGTAGAAGCTCAAGAGAAAATCGATGCGCTTTATCGTGATCATGACAAGTGGGCACGTATGAGCTTAGCTAATATTGCTAAATCTCACAAATTCACTTCAGATGATACGATCACAGAGTATGCTAAAGAAATTTGGGAATTGAAAAAATAG
- a CDS encoding glucose-1-phosphate adenylyltransferase, giving the protein MKNEMLALILAGGQGTRLGKLIQSIAKPAVQFGGRYRIIDFGLSNCANSGINNVGVITQYQPLALNNHIGNGSSWGLDGVNSGVSILQPYSASEGNRWFEGTSHAIYQNIDYIDSINPEYVLILSGDHIYKMDYDDMLQAHKDNNASLTVAVLDVPLKEASRFGIMNTDANNRIVEFEEKPENPKSTKASMGIYIFDWKRLRNMLVSAEKSAVDMSDFGKNVIPAYLETGESVYAYEFEGYWKDVGTIESLWEANMEYISPENALDSRNRQWKIYSRNMIAPPNFFGEHAEIEDSLVVDGCLVDGTVKHSVLSTSAQIREGAVVEDSVIMSGAVIGKGAKIKRAIIGEGAHISDGVEIDGTEEVQVVGYNEVVGVPKDED; this is encoded by the coding sequence ATGAAAAATGAAATGTTGGCTTTGATCCTTGCTGGTGGGCAAGGAACTCGTCTTGGAAAATTGATCCAAAGTATTGCCAAACCAGCTGTTCAGTTTGGTGGACGCTACCGTATCATTGACTTTGGTTTGTCAAACTGTGCCAATTCAGGAATTAACAATGTTGGTGTCATTACACAGTATCAACCACTTGCTTTGAACAACCATATCGGAAATGGTTCAAGTTGGGGCTTGGATGGTGTTAACTCTGGTGTATCAATTCTTCAACCTTACTCAGCTAGTGAAGGTAATCGTTGGTTCGAAGGTACCAGCCACGCTATTTACCAAAACATTGACTATATCGACAGCATCAATCCTGAATACGTTCTAATCTTGTCTGGTGACCATATTTACAAGATGGATTATGATGATATGCTCCAAGCACACAAAGACAACAACGCGAGTCTTACTGTAGCAGTTCTTGATGTGCCACTTAAGGAAGCTAGCCGTTTCGGTATCATGAACACAGACGCTAATAACCGTATCGTCGAATTCGAAGAAAAACCTGAAAATCCTAAATCTACTAAGGCATCAATGGGTATTTACATCTTTGACTGGAAACGTCTTCGCAATATGTTGGTTTCAGCTGAAAAGAGTGCAGTTGATATGTCTGACTTTGGTAAGAACGTTATTCCTGCTTATCTTGAAACAGGTGAAAGCGTCTATGCTTATGAATTTGAAGGCTACTGGAAGGACGTAGGTACTATCGAATCCCTTTGGGAAGCAAATATGGAGTATATTTCTCCTGAAAATGCTTTGGATAGCCGTAACCGTCAATGGAAAATTTATTCACGTAACATGATTGCTCCACCAAACTTCTTTGGTGAACATGCTGAAATTGAAGACTCACTCGTTGTTGATGGCTGTTTGGTTGATGGAACTGTTAAACATTCAGTGCTTTCAACAAGTGCCCAAATCCGTGAAGGTGCGGTCGTTGAAGATTCAGTGATTATGAGTGGTGCAGTTATCGGTAAAGGTGCAAAAATTAAACGTGCGATTATCGGTGAAGGGGCACACATTTCTGATGGCGTGGAAATTGACGGTACAGAAGAAGTGCAAGTCGTAGGATACAATGAAGTAGTGGGGGTACCAAAAGATGAAGATTGA
- the glgD gene encoding glucose-1-phosphate adenylyltransferase subunit GlgD, which yields MKIDKYSAILGNTVGFHDMDGLTEHRPIASLPFGGKYRLIDFPLSNLANAGIRSVFGIFQNENISSVFDHIRSGREWGLSTLLSHYYLGIYNTPVESSTVDEEYYRQILTYLKRSGSDQTVALNSDVLVNIDLNQVFHLHNTAEPKITVVYKKLPKELISDVNSILEIDESDKVLGHELFQGGDKEVYNMSTDIFVVDTPFLIEKLEEEAAKEEPRKLRYVLRDLAVAENAFAYEYTGYLSNIHSVKAYFDANLDMLESQKFYSLFAPNQKVYTKVKNEEPTYYAASSDVKVSQFASGSLVRGKVDHSVVSRNVDLSEGSTVNHAVIFPRVEVGKNATVEYAIVDKGVKIADGVTIRGTENNPVVIKKGSVVTEDIVR from the coding sequence ATGAAGATTGATAAATATTCTGCAATTCTAGGAAATACCGTAGGATTCCATGACATGGATGGCTTGACTGAGCACCGTCCTATTGCCAGCCTACCATTTGGTGGAAAATATCGCCTCATCGACTTCCCGTTGTCTAACTTGGCTAACGCTGGTATCCGTAGCGTCTTTGGTATCTTCCAAAACGAAAATATCAGTTCTGTTTTCGACCACATTCGTTCAGGTCGTGAGTGGGGCTTATCAACACTCCTCAGCCACTACTACCTTGGTATTTATAACACTCCAGTTGAAAGTTCAACTGTTGATGAAGAATACTATCGTCAAATTTTGACTTACCTTAAACGTTCAGGGTCAGACCAAACGGTAGCGCTTAACAGTGATGTTTTGGTCAATATTGATCTTAACCAAGTTTTCCACCTTCACAATACAGCAGAACCAAAAATTACTGTTGTCTACAAAAAACTTCCGAAAGAACTCATTTCAGATGTAAACAGCATTTTGGAAATTGATGAATCTGACAAAGTGCTTGGCCATGAACTCTTCCAGGGTGGAGATAAAGAAGTTTACAATATGTCTACAGATATCTTTGTTGTGGATACACCATTCTTGATTGAAAAATTGGAAGAAGAAGCAGCTAAAGAAGAACCACGTAAGCTTCGTTATGTACTTCGTGATTTGGCAGTTGCTGAAAATGCTTTTGCTTACGAGTACACTGGTTACCTTTCAAATATCCACTCAGTGAAAGCGTACTTTGATGCTAACTTGGATATGTTGGAATCACAAAAATTCTATTCACTTTTTGCACCAAACCAAAAAGTTTATACAAAAGTTAAAAATGAAGAGCCAACATACTATGCAGCTTCATCTGATGTTAAAGTTTCTCAGTTTGCTTCAGGTTCTCTTGTCCGTGGTAAAGTAGATCATTCTGTTGTTTCACGTAATGTTGACTTGTCAGAAGGTTCAACTGTAAACCATGCAGTCATCTTCCCACGTGTTGAAGTTGGTAAGAATGCTACCGTTGAATATGCTATTGTGGATAAAGGTGTTAAAATCGCTGACGGCGTTACTATCCGCGGTACAGAAAACAACCCAGTTGTCATCAAAAAAGGTAGCGTTGTAACAGAGGATATTGTACGATGA
- a CDS encoding GNAT family N-acetyltransferase gives MALRSQLITKEFPELDRVERLNNEAFPEEERIPLSDFLKLDGRDDYHFFAFYDEDDFVGFASVLYNAKVFYVSFFAIVPQMRSHGYGSEIIDKLVDFYGPSRSMVLEVERLDEPNDNPEQRVARWDFYKRNGFKTSNAFLEYEGLSFEILYRGDHFDEKAYRDIFHKLQENAYFDFSIKHRRLSDL, from the coding sequence ATGGCTTTACGCAGCCAATTGATTACCAAAGAGTTTCCAGAATTAGATAGGGTAGAGCGCTTAAACAACGAGGCCTTTCCAGAAGAAGAACGTATTCCATTAAGTGACTTCTTAAAATTGGATGGTCGTGATGATTATCATTTCTTTGCCTTTTATGACGAGGATGATTTTGTTGGATTTGCCTCAGTTCTCTACAATGCCAAAGTTTTTTATGTGAGCTTCTTCGCCATCGTACCTCAAATGCGGAGTCATGGCTACGGAAGTGAGATTATTGATAAACTGGTGGACTTTTATGGACCATCTCGTTCTATGGTCTTGGAAGTAGAGCGCTTGGATGAACCCAATGACAATCCTGAGCAACGTGTGGCGCGTTGGGATTTCTACAAGCGTAATGGTTTTAAGACTTCTAATGCCTTCTTGGAATACGAAGGTTTGAGCTTTGAGATTCTCTATCGTGGCGATCACTTTGACGAAAAAGCCTACAGAGACATATTCCACAAACTTCAGGAAAATGCTTATTTTGATTTTAGTATCAAACATCGTCGCTTGAGCGATTTATAA
- a CDS encoding DUF1310 family protein, with protein sequence MKKVILQYLASALAVILILGLVVFNRQRNHSLVKKVKDPEISYIYQDSLENIDRLALSQAGVIQSYQLDALSVRKEDGKIYLVLHINHSYDMQVNLVIKSDIYGDLSVVQATPSKALKLALEDASYQKRLTLISQKADAIMARDHWDQGIKPAYVAQVRSKMKKTSLTQLDKVLRDIDQESKEVGSDTYTAFFQASQLPNHDKLNLVMEHMQVYVDKYQFLQLGKSGYKFSKKLEPTSPFYSYFREAIMETYQTDLGLGVDDLGIKLHLFRSWIDKQSMDYIRTNYKGKTDLDKLLAYSKDKKIHLDYTTGASYHNRSLGDFTYPQNMKIQLPQTSVMGPYGVSNSRFIEFIVNMDTGRFVSEWNVYKKRKDGSIDSNPKHYKIEDGADIADTDSANYGLSKGLNADLPAYLNNSHTYLDVRHPADNAIRRKMVKKWKNAKNVLNGGRYADIVKKGGLKDLETWRQVKAEDRLQVYNAYLDYIRSHLVLNGFDSFYQETYKPQG encoded by the coding sequence ATGAAGAAAGTAATTTTACAGTATCTGGCAAGTGCCCTGGCTGTAATCCTCATACTTGGTCTTGTGGTTTTCAATCGACAGCGCAATCACTCTTTGGTAAAGAAGGTCAAAGACCCTGAGATTTCCTATATTTATCAGGATTCTTTGGAAAATATAGATAGACTGGCACTTAGTCAGGCTGGGGTTATCCAATCTTATCAACTCGATGCTTTGTCTGTTAGGAAGGAAGACGGGAAGATTTACCTCGTTCTCCATATCAATCATTCCTATGATATGCAGGTAAATCTTGTCATAAAGTCTGATATCTACGGTGATTTATCTGTGGTTCAAGCGACGCCATCAAAGGCTTTAAAGCTGGCCTTGGAGGACGCGTCTTATCAGAAACGCTTGACCTTGATTTCACAAAAGGCAGATGCTATTATGGCTCGTGACCACTGGGATCAGGGCATTAAGCCGGCTTATGTGGCTCAGGTGAGAAGTAAGATGAAGAAGACTTCTCTGACCCAGCTAGACAAGGTTCTACGGGATATTGACCAAGAAAGTAAGGAAGTGGGCTCAGATACCTATACGGCCTTTTTCCAAGCTTCTCAACTACCTAATCATGACAAGCTCAATTTGGTTATGGAGCACATGCAGGTTTATGTGGACAAGTACCAGTTCCTCCAGTTAGGGAAGTCAGGTTATAAATTTTCCAAGAAGCTAGAGCCAACCAGTCCTTTTTATAGTTACTTCCGTGAGGCTATTATGGAGACCTATCAGACGGATCTAGGGCTTGGGGTGGATGACTTAGGTATCAAGCTCCATCTTTTTAGGTCTTGGATTGATAAGCAGTCCATGGACTATATTAGGACCAACTACAAGGGCAAGACAGATTTAGACAAACTTCTGGCCTACAGCAAGGACAAGAAGATTCATTTGGATTACACTACGGGTGCTTCCTACCATAATCGAAGCTTGGGAGACTTTACCTATCCGCAGAACATGAAAATTCAGCTACCTCAGACCAGTGTCATGGGCCCATACGGAGTTAGCAATTCCCGTTTTATTGAGTTTATTGTCAATATGGATACGGGGAGATTTGTCTCTGAGTGGAATGTCTACAAGAAAAGGAAAGACGGTAGCATCGACTCTAATCCTAAGCATTATAAGATTGAAGACGGTGCTGACATTGCCGATACTGATTCTGCTAACTATGGGCTGTCTAAGGGCTTGAATGCTGACCTACCAGCCTATCTCAATAATAGCCATACCTATCTTGACGTTCGTCATCCTGCTGACAATGCGATTAGACGCAAGATGGTCAAGAAGTGGAAAAATGCCAAGAATGTCTTAAACGGTGGGCGCTATGCTGATATTGTTAAAAAAGGAGGCTTGAAAGACCTTGAAACATGGAGACAAGTTAAAGCTGAAGACCGGCTCCAGGTCTACAATGCTTACCTTGATTATATTCGCTCTCATCTTGTGCTTAATGGGTTTGACAGCTTTTACCAAGAAACCTACAAGCCCCAAGGTTGA
- the glgB gene encoding 1,4-alpha-glucan branching protein GlgB: MNLDEAMYTFGTGENFHLQNYLGVHELEGEEGFIFRVWAPHAEQIQVIGDFTGWFDEPLDMTKNHIGVWEATSALPEEGQLYKFLVKRKGGQVVEKMDPFATYLEPRPGTGAVIRKKKTKKWKDGLWMGRRKRFGFQKRPVNIYEAHASSWKLKEDGQPYTFKELKEELIPYLVEMNYTHVEFMPLMAHPLGMSWGYQLMGYFAFEHTYGTPEEFQDFVEACHQNNIGVLVDWVPGHYTQNDDALAYFDGTPTFEYQDHDRAHNYRWGALNFDLGKNQVQSFLISSALYWIENYHIDGIRVDAVSNMLYLDYDEGPWMPNKDGGNRNLEGYGFLQKLNREIKKRYPDVMMVAEESTAATPITKPIEEGGLGFDFKWNMGWMNDILKFYAEDPVYRQYDFNLMTFSFMYCFNENYVLPFSHDEVVHGKKSMMHKMWGDRYNQFAGLRNLYAYQLCHPGKKLLFMGSEFGQFLEWKFDYQLEWGNLEDEMNQKMQAFTSHMNAFYKDHKSLWQIDDSYDGIEIIDADNRAESVLSFIRKDDKGDKGDFLVCVFNLAPVERQNFTIGLPVAGIYQEVLNTEMEEFGGVWKEGNPETRTQKAKWKDYENTLSFTLPALGASIWRVKRRLK; encoded by the coding sequence ATGAATCTCGATGAAGCCATGTACACATTTGGAACAGGTGAGAACTTCCACCTTCAGAATTATTTGGGTGTGCATGAATTAGAGGGAGAAGAAGGTTTTATCTTCCGTGTGTGGGCCCCTCATGCTGAGCAGATTCAGGTAATTGGAGATTTCACAGGTTGGTTTGATGAACCTCTGGATATGACCAAAAACCATATCGGTGTTTGGGAGGCGACTTCAGCTCTCCCAGAGGAAGGACAACTCTATAAGTTCTTGGTGAAACGTAAGGGAGGTCAAGTCGTCGAAAAGATGGATCCTTTTGCGACTTACTTAGAGCCTCGTCCTGGAACAGGAGCTGTGATTCGTAAGAAGAAAACTAAGAAGTGGAAGGATGGCCTTTGGATGGGTCGTCGTAAACGCTTTGGTTTCCAAAAACGTCCGGTTAATATCTATGAAGCTCATGCATCATCTTGGAAATTAAAAGAGGATGGTCAACCTTATACTTTCAAAGAATTGAAAGAAGAGTTGATTCCATATTTGGTTGAGATGAACTATACCCACGTGGAATTCATGCCACTCATGGCTCATCCTCTTGGGATGAGTTGGGGTTACCAGCTTATGGGTTACTTTGCTTTTGAGCATACCTATGGCACACCAGAAGAATTTCAAGATTTCGTAGAAGCATGTCACCAGAATAATATCGGTGTCTTGGTGGACTGGGTCCCAGGTCACTATACACAGAATGACGATGCTTTGGCCTACTTCGATGGTACACCAACTTTCGAATATCAGGATCATGATCGAGCTCATAACTATCGTTGGGGCGCACTTAACTTTGACTTAGGAAAAAATCAAGTTCAGTCTTTCCTTATTTCAAGTGCTCTTTACTGGATTGAAAATTATCATATCGATGGTATCCGAGTGGATGCAGTATCTAACATGCTCTATTTGGACTATGATGAAGGTCCATGGATGCCTAACAAGGACGGTGGAAATCGTAACTTGGAAGGCTACGGCTTCCTTCAAAAACTCAATCGTGAAATTAAAAAACGCTATCCAGATGTTATGATGGTTGCGGAAGAATCAACTGCAGCAACGCCAATCACCAAACCGATTGAAGAAGGTGGTCTAGGTTTCGACTTCAAATGGAATATGGGTTGGATGAACGATATCCTCAAATTCTACGCAGAAGATCCAGTTTACCGTCAGTATGACTTCAATCTGATGACCTTCAGTTTCATGTATTGCTTCAATGAAAACTATGTTCTACCTTTCTCACATGATGAAGTGGTTCATGGTAAGAAGAGCATGATGCATAAGATGTGGGGTGACCGCTATAATCAGTTTGCTGGTCTTCGTAACCTCTATGCTTACCAACTCTGTCACCCAGGTAAGAAATTGCTCTTCATGGGTTCTGAGTTTGGTCAATTCTTGGAGTGGAAGTTTGATTATCAACTCGAATGGGGTAATCTTGAAGATGAGATGAACCAGAAGATGCAGGCCTTTACTAGCCATATGAATGCTTTCTACAAGGACCATAAATCTCTCTGGCAAATTGATGATTCTTACGATGGTATTGAAATTATCGATGCGGATAACCGCGCTGAAAGTGTTCTTTCCTTCATTCGTAAGGATGACAAAGGCGATAAGGGTGACTTCCTCGTCTGTGTCTTCAACCTAGCTCCAGTGGAACGACAAAACTTCACAATTGGATTGCCAGTAGCTGGTATCTACCAAGAAGTGCTTAACACTGAGATGGAAGAGTTCGGTGGTGTCTGGAAAGAAGGAAATCCTGAAACCCGTACCCAAAAGGCGAAGTGGAAGGACTATGAAAATACCCTTAGCTTCACCCTACCTGCTCTAGGAGCAAGTATCTGGCGTGTAAAACGTCGCTTGAAATAA